The following coding sequences lie in one Sedimentibacter sp. MB35-C1 genomic window:
- a CDS encoding response regulator transcription factor — MKRILIIEDDKSISELQKDYLEMSGYEVICVFDGDTGLEYMKNDRFDLVILDLMLPQKGGFDILKEIYDSKQIPVLIVSAKSDEIYKIKGLNLGADDYITKPFSMGELVARVNSHLKTYERFNNNSKKKLIRIGALYIDKEDRRVFMEDTEVFLPQKEFDLLLFLAENPNRVFSKEELFEKVWGYDALSDTTTVTVHIARIREKINTNPEGCQCIETVWGSGYRFKI, encoded by the coding sequence ATGAAAAGGATATTAATTATTGAAGATGATAAAAGCATATCAGAGCTGCAAAAGGATTATTTGGAAATGAGTGGCTATGAGGTTATTTGTGTTTTCGATGGTGACACCGGTCTTGAGTATATGAAAAATGATAGATTTGATTTGGTTATTTTGGACTTGATGCTTCCTCAAAAAGGTGGATTTGATATATTAAAAGAGATATACGATTCAAAACAAATACCGGTACTTATTGTGTCTGCAAAGTCCGATGAAATATATAAAATTAAAGGATTGAACTTAGGTGCTGATGATTACATAACTAAGCCTTTTAGCATGGGTGAATTGGTTGCAAGAGTAAACAGCCATCTGAAAACATATGAAAGGTTTAACAACAATTCAAAGAAAAAACTCATAAGAATAGGAGCGTTATATATTGATAAAGAGGACCGAAGAGTTTTTATGGAAGACACTGAAGTTTTTTTACCCCAGAAGGAATTTGATCTGCTTTTATTTTTAGCTGAAAATCCAAATAGAGTTTTTAGCAAAGAAGAGCTGTTTGAAAAGGTTTGGGGATATGATGCTTTGTCAGATACAACAACAGTAACCGTACATATAGCAAGAATAAGAGAAAAAATTAACACGAACCCTGAAGGATGCCAGTGTATTGAAACCGTATGGGGATCAGGATACAGATTTAAAATTTAG
- a CDS encoding cell wall metabolism sensor histidine kinase WalK yields the protein MDLKQRFLTQSMMTLIGTIIITGCVGYAYVCFYNLLNKSPISGGLGETAVIVMEDDNIIYNNEEFSRLQIKEMLMNISVKNNYYDNGDRNYSINAESFTTSNGGKYTIITLNPVINADDNYRFLIVLVFITFLIVFVSASTVIQKQNMKNIIKPITNLTRETEKLRTGELETAITDYGYGEIRELGSAVEQLRLQLKNSIYYQQKYDENRKFLISSISHDLKTPVTSIRGYIDGVLDGVADTDEKKKYYLSKAVDKTKLINTMIEDLLLYSKLDLNQMPFEKEKVNIVKYMEGCVEDSSAEFERENKSIILENELSNIYFVTIDSEKFKRVIQNILDNAKRNIEKESGQLKIILRETNSSVIIEFKDNGKGISKDDLPYVFDRFYRADTARAVEGSSGLGLAIAKQIVEVSGGRIWAISEIGEGASIIISLKKLIERK from the coding sequence ATGGATTTAAAACAAAGATTTTTAACACAAAGTATGATGACGCTCATAGGCACAATTATTATTACCGGATGTGTCGGTTATGCCTATGTCTGCTTTTATAATTTATTAAACAAGTCTCCTATTTCCGGCGGCTTGGGGGAAACGGCCGTAATCGTTATGGAAGACGATAATATTATATATAATAATGAGGAATTCAGCAGACTGCAAATTAAAGAAATGCTGATGAATATAAGTGTTAAAAATAATTATTATGACAATGGGGATAGAAATTACAGCATAAATGCAGAAAGCTTTACAACATCAAATGGTGGCAAATATACGATAATAACTCTTAATCCTGTTATAAATGCAGATGATAATTATAGGTTCCTTATTGTGTTGGTTTTTATAACTTTTCTGATAGTCTTTGTTTCAGCAAGCACAGTTATACAAAAGCAAAATATGAAAAATATAATAAAGCCCATTACAAATTTAACAAGAGAAACTGAGAAGTTAAGAACCGGCGAGCTTGAAACAGCAATTACAGATTATGGCTATGGTGAGATTAGAGAGCTTGGAAGCGCTGTAGAACAGCTGCGTCTTCAGCTTAAAAATTCCATATACTATCAGCAAAAATATGACGAAAACAGGAAATTCCTAATATCAAGCATATCACATGATCTTAAAACCCCTGTTACATCCATAAGAGGATATATAGACGGAGTTCTGGACGGTGTTGCTGACACTGACGAAAAGAAGAAGTATTATTTATCAAAAGCCGTAGATAAAACAAAGCTGATAAACACCATGATAGAGGATTTGCTGCTATATTCCAAGCTGGATTTAAATCAAATGCCATTTGAAAAAGAAAAAGTTAATATTGTGAAATATATGGAAGGTTGTGTTGAGGATAGCTCAGCAGAATTTGAACGTGAAAATAAGAGTATAATTTTAGAGAATGAACTTTCAAATATATATTTCGTAACAATAGATAGTGAAAAATTTAAACGCGTGATACAAAATATATTAGATAATGCCAAGAGAAACATTGAAAAAGAATCCGGTCAACTGAAAATTATTTTAAGAGAAACAAATTCATCAGTTATAATAGAGTTTAAGGATAACGGCAAAGGAATCAGCAAGGATGACTTGCCCTATGTCTTTGACAGGTTTTACAGGGCAGATACTGCAAGGGCAGTTGAGGGTTCAAGCGGTTTGGGACTTGCAATTGCAAAGCAGATAGTGGAAGTCTCAGGTGGACGAATTTGGGCAATTTCTGAAATTGGCGAAGGTGCTTCCATTATTATTTCTTTAAAAAAGCTAATTGAGAGGAAATAG
- a CDS encoding ABC transporter permease, giving the protein MQTLKAIYINEIFKISKKKKVIVALIFSFLSVIVTAIAVYALNNFVGIGITGSSEFSIMALTVLSYTFFPLFTVFICVDMFAGEFAEHTIKLTITGPASRFKVFLGKILGIAGFIMANLIFVMILSLMISFFINRSMPNFFKILIAYIMEFFPIFIFALAVVLISNITKGPTSAFMLSILVFLVFNGLGLVFPYLKSLLFTSAFDWYRLILGSYINFSKILRIFLILLGYGIMLFTAGYYLFENKDI; this is encoded by the coding sequence ATGCAGACTCTTAAAGCAATATACATAAACGAAATATTTAAAATATCTAAAAAGAAAAAGGTCATAGTAGCATTGATATTTTCTTTTTTATCAGTTATTGTTACAGCCATTGCAGTATATGCCTTGAATAATTTTGTAGGAATAGGTATAACGGGAAGCTCAGAATTTTCAATTATGGCTTTGACAGTTTTAAGCTACACATTTTTCCCTCTTTTTACTGTTTTTATCTGTGTTGATATGTTTGCCGGAGAATTTGCAGAGCATACGATTAAACTTACTATTACAGGACCTGCTTCAAGATTTAAGGTATTTTTGGGGAAAATTCTTGGAATTGCCGGATTTATTATGGCTAACCTCATTTTTGTAATGATTTTGTCCCTTATGATTTCTTTCTTTATAAACAGAAGTATGCCAAATTTTTTTAAAATATTAATTGCATATATCATGGAATTCTTTCCGATTTTTATCTTTGCATTGGCGGTTGTCTTGATTTCAAATATTACCAAGGGACCAACAAGTGCTTTTATGCTTTCTATTCTTGTGTTTTTGGTGTTTAATGGATTAGGCTTGGTTTTTCCGTACTTAAAAAGTTTATTATTTACATCCGCTTTTGATTGGTATAGATTGATATTAGGGAGCTATATAAATTTCAGCAAAATACTCAGGATATTTCTAATTTTGCTAGGTTACGGTATAATGTTATTTACAGCAGGATATTATCTGTTTGAAAATAAGGATATTTAG
- a CDS encoding ABC transporter ATP-binding protein — protein MDKAIIIENLSKIYKNNRGIQDINLEIDRGEIFGFLGPNGAGKTTAMKVMVGLMKADKGDVFLNGYRISKDYEKAMKKVGCIIESVTPFPYLTAYENMKLCGRFHDDVDGVRIDECLEITGLIKYKNEKIKHYSLGMKQRIGIAMAIISNPEILILDEPLNGLDVEGMVEMRKLILNLSEQHKTTFFISSHLIHDIELTCSKVGILYNGRLLGVDSTHSILKNYSSLENYYLSEVI, from the coding sequence TTGGATAAAGCAATTATAATCGAAAATCTTTCGAAAATTTATAAAAATAATCGCGGAATACAGGACATTAATCTGGAAATTGACCGTGGGGAAATATTCGGATTTTTAGGACCAAATGGAGCGGGGAAGACTACTGCAATGAAAGTTATGGTAGGCCTTATGAAAGCTGACAAGGGTGATGTTTTTTTAAACGGTTATAGAATTTCAAAGGACTATGAAAAGGCAATGAAAAAGGTCGGCTGCATTATAGAGAGCGTAACGCCCTTTCCTTATCTGACTGCATATGAAAATATGAAGCTGTGTGGACGGTTCCATGATGATGTGGATGGAGTGAGAATTGATGAATGTCTGGAGATTACAGGGCTTATTAAATATAAAAATGAGAAGATAAAGCACTATTCTTTGGGAATGAAGCAAAGAATCGGTATTGCTATGGCAATTATATCAAATCCTGAGATTTTAATTTTGGACGAGCCTTTAAATGGGTTAGATGTTGAAGGTATGGTAGAGATGAGGAAATTAATACTTAATTTGTCAGAACAGCACAAAACAACATTTTTCATATCCAGTCATTTAATACATGACATAGAGCTCACATGCAGTAAAGTTGGCATTCTGTATAATGGCAGGCTTTTAGGTGTAGACAGCACACATAGTATTCTAAAAAATTATTCTTCTTTGGAGAATTATTATTTAAGTGAGGTAATATGA
- the fosX gene encoding FosX/FosE/FosI family fosfomycin resistance hydrolase: MISEISHITFIVEDLDKATTFFEKIFEAKEVYNSGENKFSISKEKFFLIKNLWIAVMEGNQCERSYNHIAFKIDESDYEMYLKRIEKLGLEIKRGRDRVTEESRSIYFYDYDNHLFELHTGTLENRLLHYKKFN; the protein is encoded by the coding sequence TTGATATCTGAAATTAGTCATATAACATTTATTGTTGAAGATTTAGATAAGGCAACAACCTTTTTTGAAAAAATATTTGAAGCTAAAGAAGTATATAATAGCGGAGAAAATAAATTTTCTATATCAAAAGAGAAGTTCTTTTTAATAAAAAATCTTTGGATAGCTGTTATGGAAGGCAACCAATGCGAAAGAAGTTATAACCATATAGCATTTAAAATAGATGAATCAGATTATGAAATGTATCTTAAGAGAATAGAAAAGCTCGGATTAGAGATAAAAAGAGGAAGGGACAGAGTTACAGAAGAGAGTCGTTCAATATATTTTTATGATTATGATAACCATCTTTTTGAACTGCATACAGGTACTCTAGAAAACAGACTTCTTCATTATAAGAAGTTTAACTAA
- a CDS encoding pyridoxamine 5'-phosphate oxidase family protein, producing the protein MTKYEKSLYILEELFARDYQFALATSNDNIPSVRFVDTFYDDCAFYIVTYAKSKKVKDIEKNPEISMCNKLYRFSGIARNIGHPLLEENHAIRQKLIEVFEPWYFAHNDENDENMCYVKIELKQGFFYKEDIGYKVDFEERKAEEFPFKVDIID; encoded by the coding sequence ATGACCAAATATGAAAAAAGTTTATATATTTTGGAAGAGTTATTTGCAAGAGATTATCAATTTGCTTTAGCAACATCAAATGATAATATTCCGTCGGTCAGGTTTGTTGATACTTTTTATGATGATTGTGCCTTTTATATTGTTACCTACGCAAAATCAAAGAAAGTAAAAGACATTGAAAAAAATCCTGAGATATCAATGTGCAATAAACTATATAGATTCAGTGGTATTGCTCGCAATATAGGGCATCCATTATTAGAAGAGAATCATGCAATCAGACAGAAATTGATAGAAGTGTTTGAACCATGGTATTTTGCGCACAATGACGAAAATGATGAAAATATGTGTTATGTAAAAATAGAATTAAAACAAGGTTTCTTTTATAAAGAAGATATCGGATATAAAGTTGATTTTGAAGAACGAAAAGCTGAAGAATTTCCATTTAAAGTTGATATAATCGATTAA
- a CDS encoding alpha/beta fold hydrolase — MGYFNFNNKQVYYKEFGTGIPLLFLHGNTASSNMFAGIAEKYKNCFKVILIDFLGHGKSDRLNEFPIDLWFNEAEQVIEFLRKRQYSKVNIIGSSGGALVAINVALEAPELINKVIADSFEGEKPINAFTENVKADRDFSKHDENTKMFYACMHGSDWEQVVDNDTNAIIRHEKEIGVFFHKPLQFLKADILLTGSEEDEFVSALSPDYYKKVYGELIEKIGHGKIHLFNTGGHPAMLTNSEEFYHISMDFFKQ, encoded by the coding sequence ATGGGATATTTTAATTTTAATAACAAGCAAGTATATTATAAGGAATTTGGTACAGGTATACCCTTACTATTTCTTCATGGGAATACAGCTTCCTCAAACATGTTTGCGGGAATTGCGGAGAAGTACAAAAATTGTTTTAAAGTGATTTTGATTGATTTTTTAGGACATGGAAAATCAGACAGATTGAATGAATTTCCCATTGATCTGTGGTTTAACGAAGCCGAGCAGGTTATTGAATTTTTGCGTAAAAGGCAATATTCAAAAGTAAACATTATCGGCAGTAGTGGCGGTGCGTTGGTTGCTATCAATGTTGCATTGGAAGCACCTGAACTTATTAATAAAGTAATTGCCGACAGTTTTGAGGGAGAAAAACCGATTAATGCATTCACAGAGAATGTTAAGGCGGATAGGGATTTTTCTAAGCATGATGAAAATACAAAAATGTTTTATGCCTGTATGCACGGTTCTGACTGGGAACAAGTTGTTGATAATGATACCAATGCCATTATCAGACATGAAAAAGAAATAGGTGTATTTTTTCATAAACCTCTACAATTCTTGAAAGCAGATATTCTATTGACTGGTAGTGAAGAAGATGAATTTGTATCTGCTCTATCTCCTGATTATTATAAAAAAGTTTATGGAGAGCTGATTGAAAAAATCGGACATGGTAAAATTCATTTGTTCAATACTGGTGGACATCCAGCCATGCTTACAAATTCAGAGGAGTTTTATCATATTAGTATGGACTTTTTTAAACAGTAA
- a CDS encoding cupin domain-containing protein: MRDNILIVNEEDIAQKFKNEHEPYAYSKREVACRKDFEQCCVAVYEIPPKKSNYPLHYHTANTEVFYIIQGKGVLVTTDGKKAIKQGDFIVCPPTEKSAHKIINTSENEILKYIDFDTINSPDTIYYPDSGKVGIVIHNKSSNFYRIAEEVDYYDGE; this comes from the coding sequence ATGAGAGACAATATTTTAATTGTTAATGAAGAAGATATCGCGCAAAAATTCAAAAATGAACATGAACCTTATGCCTATTCAAAACGTGAAGTTGCATGTCGAAAAGATTTTGAACAATGTTGTGTTGCTGTTTATGAAATACCACCTAAAAAATCCAACTATCCGTTACACTACCATACAGCAAATACAGAAGTATTTTATATTATTCAAGGAAAAGGGGTATTAGTTACTACAGATGGTAAAAAAGCAATAAAACAAGGGGATTTTATTGTGTGTCCACCTACTGAAAAATCAGCACATAAAATAATTAACACATCAGAAAATGAAATATTGAAGTATATTGACTTTGATACAATTAATTCGCCTGATACAATATATTATCCGGATTCTGGGAAGGTTGGAATTGTTATTCACAATAAATCAAGTAATTTCTATAGAATTGCAGAAGAAGTAGACTATTACGATGGAGAATAA
- a CDS encoding GNAT family N-acetyltransferase, whose amino-acid sequence MDFIIRPVEIADAKGINALRRMPGVFENILGIPSERVKSSEDFLMNMDRNHHQLVAVATSPEGVEVIIGTIGLETNANPRMRHSGGIGIMIHKDYQNAGVGTALMKAIIDIADNWLMLIRLELSVFEDNERAIHLYEKFGFKKEGLKRLAVIRNGKYENEYIMSRILE is encoded by the coding sequence ATGGATTTTATAATCAGACCTGTCGAAATTGCAGATGCTAAAGGAATAAATGCACTTCGCCGTATGCCGGGTGTATTTGAGAATATACTTGGTATACCATCTGAACGGGTAAAAAGCAGTGAAGACTTTCTTATGAATATGGACAGGAATCATCATCAATTAGTTGCAGTAGCTACGTCCCCGGAAGGCGTGGAAGTAATAATAGGTACTATCGGGCTTGAGACTAATGCAAATCCAAGAATGCGCCACAGCGGCGGAATTGGAATCATGATTCACAAGGATTATCAGAATGCCGGTGTTGGAACAGCATTAATGAAAGCTATAATAGACATTGCTGATAATTGGCTTATGCTTATTAGACTTGAGTTATCTGTGTTTGAAGATAACGAGAGAGCAATTCACTTATATGAAAAGTTCGGGTTTAAAAAAGAAGGACTTAAACGCCTTGCAGTTATACGAAATGGGAAATATGAAAATGAATACATCATGTCCAGAATTTTAGAATAA
- a CDS encoding SHOCT domain-containing protein, with translation MCRGEITEEEYNQKKSQLKK, from the coding sequence ATATGCCGAGGAGAAATAACAGAAGAAGAATACAATCAGAAAAAATCACAATTAAAAAAATAA
- a CDS encoding DUF2935 domain-containing protein: MSLNIDFVRKSLELHLFFARIMKEHSFFLQLGFTPRDSMYTQEANMFRREFDDLLSEVILLSDGVVSSGVLHSGEVVTPYTMDAEKASSFYTGVNIPVELTMQEYELTSNYNRVTNPYLEDRVHNVNRKAIVLISKLIQFKSEILSNVLSCKMFTVNYPLLIDHIMREAKLYLHMVQRLNNREIINLENEALEQEAFWNRIMAEHSKFIRGLLDPTEEELFKTANNFGNEFDNLTTESLAAMNRTIPLDKVTKDSLQATQAIRDFKAQGTEGLLDCKIKSIIIPLLGDHTLREANHFLRLLASYEKNV, from the coding sequence ATGTCTTTAAATATAGACTTTGTCCGAAAATCATTAGAACTGCATCTTTTTTTTGCTCGAATAATGAAAGAACATTCATTTTTTCTTCAACTGGGATTTACGCCAAGGGATAGTATGTATACACAGGAAGCAAATATGTTTAGAAGAGAGTTTGATGATTTGTTAAGTGAAGTAATATTGCTTTCTGATGGTGTTGTAAGCAGTGGGGTTCTTCATTCTGGAGAAGTAGTAACTCCATATACTATGGATGCGGAAAAAGCTTCTTCGTTTTACACAGGAGTAAATATTCCCGTTGAACTAACGATGCAGGAATATGAATTAACGAGTAACTATAATAGAGTTACAAACCCATATTTAGAGGACAGAGTACACAATGTTAACAGAAAAGCAATAGTTTTAATTTCAAAATTAATTCAGTTTAAAAGTGAAATTTTATCAAATGTTTTATCATGCAAAATGTTTACAGTAAATTATCCTCTGTTAATAGACCATATAATGAGGGAAGCTAAGCTATATTTGCATATGGTTCAAAGACTCAACAACAGAGAAATTATTAATTTAGAGAATGAAGCTTTAGAACAGGAAGCATTTTGGAACAGAATTATGGCTGAACATTCTAAGTTTATTAGAGGGCTATTGGATCCTACCGAAGAAGAGTTATTTAAAACAGCCAATAATTTTGGTAATGAATTTGATAATTTAACAACCGAATCATTGGCTGCCATGAATAGAACTATTCCATTAGATAAAGTTACTAAGGACAGTTTGCAGGCAACTCAAGCAATCCGTGATTTCAAAGCACAGGGAACGGAAGGCTTACTTGATTGTAAAATCAAATCTATTATAATACCTCTGTTAGGTGACCACACATTGCGTGAAGCGAATCATTTCTTAAGATTATTAGCATCATATGAAAAAAATGTATAA
- a CDS encoding GNAT family N-acetyltransferase produces MNRLKLVLPNVTHKGIILDYKEEFIINKDSMDGTAGLSTYKTFEEWYEAFNDNLHDETVREGLVSATTYLALDENEKLIGMIDIRHRLNDNLLNFGGHVGYSVRKSERRKGFATEMLKLALEKCVELNIKEVLITCDKNNIASAKTIIANGGILENEVFDQNDNTMTQRYWVTLS; encoded by the coding sequence ATGAATAGACTGAAATTAGTTTTACCGAATGTTACACATAAAGGAATTATATTGGATTACAAAGAAGAATTTATTATAAATAAAGATAGTATGGATGGGACAGCAGGGTTATCAACTTATAAAACTTTTGAAGAGTGGTATGAGGCTTTCAACGATAATTTACATGATGAAACAGTTAGGGAAGGGTTAGTTTCGGCAACAACATATCTTGCTTTAGATGAAAATGAAAAGTTAATTGGAATGATTGATATTAGACATAGGTTGAATGACAATTTGTTAAATTTTGGAGGCCACGTTGGGTATAGTGTTAGAAAATCAGAAAGAAGAAAAGGCTTTGCAACTGAAATGTTGAAATTGGCATTAGAAAAGTGTGTCGAATTAAATATAAAAGAAGTTCTTATTACTTGCGATAAAAACAATATTGCTTCTGCTAAGACTATTATTGCGAATGGCGGAATATTAGAGAATGAGGTATTTGACCAAAATGATAACACCATGACACAAAGGTATTGGGTAACATTATCATAA
- a CDS encoding GNAT family N-acetyltransferase produces the protein MDFIIRPVEIADAKGINALRRMPGVFENILGIPSERVKSSEDFLMNMDRNHHQLVAVATSPEGVEVIIGTIGLETNANPRMRHSGGIGIMIHKDYQNAGVGTALMKAIIDIADNWLMLIRLELSVFEDNERAIHLYEKFGFKKEGLKRLAVIRNGKYENEYIMSRILENLDKASR, from the coding sequence ATGGATTTTATAATCAGGCCAGTTGAAATTGCAGATGCTAAAGGAATAAATGCACTTCGCCGTATGCCGGGTGTATTTGAGAATATACTTGGTATACCATCTGAACGGGTAAAAAGCAGTGAAGACTTTCTTATGAATATGGACAGGAATCATCATCAATTAGTTGCAGTAGCTACGTCGCCGGAAGGCGTGGAAGTAATAATAGGTACTATCGGGCTTGAGACTAATGCAAATCCAAGAATGCGCCACAGCGGCGGAATTGGAATCATGATTCACAAGGATTATCAGAATGCCGGTGTTGGAACAGCATTAATGAAAGCTATAATAGACATTGCTGATAATTGGCTTATGCTTATTAGACTTGAGTTATCTGTGTTTGAAGATAACGAGAGAGCAATTCACTTATATGAAAAGTTCGGGTTTAAAAAAGAAGGACTTAAACGCCTTGCAGTTATACGAAATGGGAAATATGAAAATGAATACATCATGTCCAGAATTTTAGAGAATTTAGACAAAGCTTCACGATAA
- a CDS encoding NUDIX domain-containing protein, with the protein MKVRKCARAVIFNEKNEVLLEKFEFPKVKGNKVLWVTPGGGLKDDETYEMALERELYEELGLKVTINSDPILVKDVLIKGKIEMFNSHEVYYLLNLNSNQVFSIKNMTKNEIDTLQGIKWWALQELKEITNFAPPEIKEILEKNI; encoded by the coding sequence TTGAAAGTAAGAAAATGTGCTCGAGCAGTAATTTTTAATGAAAAAAATGAAGTTTTACTAGAAAAATTTGAGTTTCCTAAAGTGAAAGGTAATAAGGTCTTATGGGTTACACCTGGTGGTGGATTGAAAGATGATGAAACATATGAAATGGCTTTAGAAAGAGAGTTATATGAGGAGCTTGGGCTGAAAGTGACAATAAATAGTGACCCTATATTAGTAAAAGATGTATTGATTAAAGGTAAAATTGAAATGTTTAATAGCCATGAAGTATACTATTTATTAAATTTAAATTCTAATCAAGTATTTAGCATAAAAAATATGACTAAAAATGAAATAGATACTTTACAGGGTATAAAATGGTGGGCTTTACAAGAGCTAAAAGAAATAACAAATTTTGCACCACCTGAGATTAAAGAAATACTGGAAAAAAACATTTAA